A single Primulina eburnea isolate SZY01 chromosome 11, ASM2296580v1, whole genome shotgun sequence DNA region contains:
- the LOC140806264 gene encoding phosphate transporter PHO1 homolog 3-like isoform X1, whose translation MKFGRELTSQMVPEWQGAYMDYNNLKKLLKEILKFRQQNSLSDPMARTGSLRRRLTMSRAFSGLTSRYNNLKGGSPHKNEEEVILVGSVQQEGSENYQTMFLKLSDAGGEYELEFFKALDDEFNKVLKFYKEKVQEVKGEAEELSKQMDVLIALRIKVDKPGVVQKFASELNTGPSSGYSGPATVVASVNGVKPGQGMDAIQEVEMNSGGISGDDEQIRSESQNNNASRFRPASLDVLGQVMINVDPETPVSTLRNVIMSSKSDLSFSEEELRKVEEKLRQAFVEFYQQLRLLKSYCFLNMLAFSKIMKKYDKITSRNASKSYLEMVDKSYLGSSEEVNKLIERLEAAFIKHFTNGNHRKGMKSLKPKHKKERHRTTFFLGVFTGCSIALVAGIIVSIHARKILNHPGRGQYMDTIFPLYSLFGYIFLHMLMYGANTYFWKRFSVNYPFIFGFKPGTELGFREIFLVASGLSVLALAATLANLDMEMDQRTARFQMLTELVPLGLVAVVLLITFCPFNIIYLSSRFFLIRCAWHCMLAPLYKVTMPDFFLADQLTSQIQAIRCIQFYICYYIWGDFTARSTTFVQSKTFEIFYICVAIVPFWSRVLQCLRRLFEEKNISQGFNSLKYFSTVAALILRTIYDLRRGTFWRILAASSSGFTTIYNTYWDIVIDWGLLQRNSKNPWLRDKLLVSNKAVYFIAIVANILLRLVWMQLVLDIQEAPFLHRKAMVALVACLEILRRGIWNFFRLENEHLNNVGKYRAFKHVPLPFHYADDKIM comes from the exons ATGAAATTTGGGAGGGAATTAACTTCCCAGATGGTACCAGAATGGCAGGGAGCATACATGGATTACAACAATCTCAAGAAACTGCTCAAGGAGATATTGAAATTCAGACAGCAGAACTCATTATCGGACCCTATGGCCCGAACAGGCTCCCTGAGAAGGAGGCTAACTATGTCTAGAGCATTCAGCGGGCTAACAAGCAGATACAACAACCTTAAAGGTGGATCTCCTCATAAGAATGAAGAAGAAGTTATCTTAGTCGGTTCAGTGCAGCAAGAGGGCTCTGAAAATTACCAGACAATGTTCTTGAAGTTGTCCGATGCTGGCGGCGAGTACGAGCTCGAGTTCTTCAAAGCATTGGATGATGAATTTAATAAAGTGTTGAAATTTTACAAGGAGAAGGTTCAAGAAGTGAAGGGGGAGGCTGAGGAGCTGAGCAAACAGATGGATGTGCTTATTGCTTTGAGGATCAAGGTGGATAAGCCCGGTGTGGTGCAGAAATTTGCTTCTGAACTTAATACTGGACCCAGTTCTGGTTATTCAGGGCCCGCAACAGTTGTTGCATCCGTAAATGGAGTGAAGCCAG GGCAAGGTATGGATGCGATTCAAGAAGTTGAGATGAACAGTGGCGGAATTTCAGGAGACGACGAACAGATAAGGTCCGAGAGTCAAAACAATAACGCAAGCCGATTTAGGCCAGCTTCATTAGATGTCCTGGGACAGGTGATGATAAACGTTGATCCCGAAACTCCAGTCTCGACTTTGAGAAATGTTATAATGAGTTCAAAATCAGACTTATCATTCAGCGAGGAGGAGCTTAGAAAAGTAGAAGAAAAATTAAGACAGGCTTTTGTCGAATTTTATCAGCAGCTTCGACTCTTGAAAAGTTATTG TTTCTTGAATATGCTGGCATTTTCCAAGATTATGAAGAAATATGACAAG ATTACTTCAAGAAATGCTTCAAAATCTTACTTGGAGATGGTTGATAAGTCGTATCTAGGCAGCTCCGAAGAG GTTAACAAACTCATAGAAAGACTAGAGGCCGCATTCATTAAGCACTTCACTAATGGAAATCATAGAAAAGGGATGAAATCTTTGAAGCCTAAACATAAAAAAGAAAGGCATAGAACGACTTTTTTCCTCG GTGTATTCACTGGTTGCTCGATAGCACTTGTTGCTGGTATTATTGTCTCCATACATGCGCGGAAAATTCTAAATCATCCGGGACGAGGACAATATATGGACACTATATTCCCACTGTACAG TTTGTTTGGATACATTTTTCTACACATGCTCATGTATGGAGCAAATACGTACTTCTGGAAGCGATTCTCCGTTAATTATCCTTTCATCTTTGGATTCAAACCTGGAACTGAATTGGGATTTCGAGAAATCTTTCTTGTTGCTTCAGGGCTTTCAGTACTGGCATTGGCTGCTACACTCGCAAATCTGGACATGGAAATGGATCAAAGAACGGCAAGGTTCCAGATGCTAACCGAGTTGGTTCCACTAGGCCTTGTTGCT GTTGTGCTTCTTATCACCTTCTGTCCCTTCAACATCATATACCTTTCGAGTCGTTTCTTTCTCATTCGATGTGCATGGCACTGCATGCTTGCTCCACTCTATAAG GTTACTATGCCCGATTTCTTCTTGGCAGATCAGCTAACAAGCCAG ATTCAGGCGATtcggtgtattcaattctataTTTGCTATTATATATGGGGAGACTTCACTGCAAGATCAACTACATTTGTTCAAAGCAAAACCTTTGAAATTTTCTACATTTGTGTTGCAATAGTTCCTTTCTGGTCCCGTGTTCTTCAG TGCCTACGGCGTTTATTtgaggaaaaaaatatatcacaGGGCTTCAATAGCCTCAAATACTTTTCCACAGTCGCTGCACTCATTTTAAGGACAATCTATGATCTCAGACGAGGAACATTTTGGAGAATTTTGGCTGCTTCAAGCTCCGGTTTTACCACGATATATAACACGTACTGGGATATTGTCATTGATTGGGGTCTTCTGCAAAGAAACTCCAAGAATCCATGGTTGAGAGACAAGCTTTTGGTGTCAAACAAGGCTGTGTACTTCATTGCGATA GTTGCGAACATCCTCCTGAGACTGGTGTGGATGCAGTTAGTTCTCGATATCCAAGAAGCTCCATTTCTGCACAGGAAAGCCATGGTTGCTCTTGTTGCTTGCTTGGAGATACTTCGCCGTGGAATTTGGAACTTTTTCAG ATTGGAGAATGAGCATTTGAACAACGTCGGAAAGTATCGAGCCTTCAAACATGTTCCATTGCCATTTCACTATGCAGATGACAAAATTATGTGA
- the LOC140806264 gene encoding phosphate transporter PHO1 homolog 3-like isoform X2, which translates to MKFGRELTSQMVPEWQGAYMDYNNLKKLLKEILKFRQQNSLSDPMARTGSLRRRLTMSRAFSGLTSRYNNLKGGSPHKNEEEVILVGSVQQEGSENYQTMFLKLSDAGGEYELEFFKALDDEFNKVLKFYKEKVQEVKGEAEELSKQMDVLIALRIKVDKPGVVQKFASELNTGPSSGYSGPATVVASVNGVKPGQGMDAIQEVEMNSGGISGDDEQIRSESQNNNASRFRPASLDVLGQVMINVDPETPVSTLRNVIMSSKSDLSFSEEELRKVEEKLRQAFVEFYQQLRLLKSYCFLNMLAFSKIMKKYDKITSRNASKSYLEMVDKSYLGSSEEVNKLIERLEAAFIKHFTNGNHRKGMKSLKPKHKKERHRTTFFLGVFTGCSIALVAGIIVSIHARKILNHPGRGQYMDTIFPLYSLFGYIFLHMLMYGANTYFWKRFSVNYPFIFGFKPGTELGFREIFLVASGLSVLALAATLANLDMEMDQRTARFQMLTELVPLGLVAVVLLITFCPFNIIYLSSRFFLIRCAWHCMLAPLYKVTMPDFFLADQLTSQIQAIRCIQFYICYYIWGDFTARSTTFVQSKTFEIFYICVAIVPFWSRVLQCLRRLFEEKNISQGFNSLKYFSTVAALILRTIYDLRRGTFWRILAASSSGFTTIYNTYWDIVIDWGLLQRNSKNPWLRDKLLVSNKAVYFIAIVSLGCEHPPETGVDAVSSRYPRSSISAQESHGCSCCLLGDTSPWNLELFQIGE; encoded by the exons ATGAAATTTGGGAGGGAATTAACTTCCCAGATGGTACCAGAATGGCAGGGAGCATACATGGATTACAACAATCTCAAGAAACTGCTCAAGGAGATATTGAAATTCAGACAGCAGAACTCATTATCGGACCCTATGGCCCGAACAGGCTCCCTGAGAAGGAGGCTAACTATGTCTAGAGCATTCAGCGGGCTAACAAGCAGATACAACAACCTTAAAGGTGGATCTCCTCATAAGAATGAAGAAGAAGTTATCTTAGTCGGTTCAGTGCAGCAAGAGGGCTCTGAAAATTACCAGACAATGTTCTTGAAGTTGTCCGATGCTGGCGGCGAGTACGAGCTCGAGTTCTTCAAAGCATTGGATGATGAATTTAATAAAGTGTTGAAATTTTACAAGGAGAAGGTTCAAGAAGTGAAGGGGGAGGCTGAGGAGCTGAGCAAACAGATGGATGTGCTTATTGCTTTGAGGATCAAGGTGGATAAGCCCGGTGTGGTGCAGAAATTTGCTTCTGAACTTAATACTGGACCCAGTTCTGGTTATTCAGGGCCCGCAACAGTTGTTGCATCCGTAAATGGAGTGAAGCCAG GGCAAGGTATGGATGCGATTCAAGAAGTTGAGATGAACAGTGGCGGAATTTCAGGAGACGACGAACAGATAAGGTCCGAGAGTCAAAACAATAACGCAAGCCGATTTAGGCCAGCTTCATTAGATGTCCTGGGACAGGTGATGATAAACGTTGATCCCGAAACTCCAGTCTCGACTTTGAGAAATGTTATAATGAGTTCAAAATCAGACTTATCATTCAGCGAGGAGGAGCTTAGAAAAGTAGAAGAAAAATTAAGACAGGCTTTTGTCGAATTTTATCAGCAGCTTCGACTCTTGAAAAGTTATTG TTTCTTGAATATGCTGGCATTTTCCAAGATTATGAAGAAATATGACAAG ATTACTTCAAGAAATGCTTCAAAATCTTACTTGGAGATGGTTGATAAGTCGTATCTAGGCAGCTCCGAAGAG GTTAACAAACTCATAGAAAGACTAGAGGCCGCATTCATTAAGCACTTCACTAATGGAAATCATAGAAAAGGGATGAAATCTTTGAAGCCTAAACATAAAAAAGAAAGGCATAGAACGACTTTTTTCCTCG GTGTATTCACTGGTTGCTCGATAGCACTTGTTGCTGGTATTATTGTCTCCATACATGCGCGGAAAATTCTAAATCATCCGGGACGAGGACAATATATGGACACTATATTCCCACTGTACAG TTTGTTTGGATACATTTTTCTACACATGCTCATGTATGGAGCAAATACGTACTTCTGGAAGCGATTCTCCGTTAATTATCCTTTCATCTTTGGATTCAAACCTGGAACTGAATTGGGATTTCGAGAAATCTTTCTTGTTGCTTCAGGGCTTTCAGTACTGGCATTGGCTGCTACACTCGCAAATCTGGACATGGAAATGGATCAAAGAACGGCAAGGTTCCAGATGCTAACCGAGTTGGTTCCACTAGGCCTTGTTGCT GTTGTGCTTCTTATCACCTTCTGTCCCTTCAACATCATATACCTTTCGAGTCGTTTCTTTCTCATTCGATGTGCATGGCACTGCATGCTTGCTCCACTCTATAAG GTTACTATGCCCGATTTCTTCTTGGCAGATCAGCTAACAAGCCAG ATTCAGGCGATtcggtgtattcaattctataTTTGCTATTATATATGGGGAGACTTCACTGCAAGATCAACTACATTTGTTCAAAGCAAAACCTTTGAAATTTTCTACATTTGTGTTGCAATAGTTCCTTTCTGGTCCCGTGTTCTTCAG TGCCTACGGCGTTTATTtgaggaaaaaaatatatcacaGGGCTTCAATAGCCTCAAATACTTTTCCACAGTCGCTGCACTCATTTTAAGGACAATCTATGATCTCAGACGAGGAACATTTTGGAGAATTTTGGCTGCTTCAAGCTCCGGTTTTACCACGATATATAACACGTACTGGGATATTGTCATTGATTGGGGTCTTCTGCAAAGAAACTCCAAGAATCCATGGTTGAGAGACAAGCTTTTGGTGTCAAACAAGGCTGTGTACTTCATTGCGATAGTGAGTCTCG GTTGCGAACATCCTCCTGAGACTGGTGTGGATGCAGTTAGTTCTCGATATCCAAGAAGCTCCATTTCTGCACAGGAAAGCCATGGTTGCTCTTGTTGCTTGCTTGGAGATACTTCGCCGTGGAATTTGGAACTTTTTCAG ATTGGAGAATGA